In the genome of Macellibacteroides fermentans, one region contains:
- the purN gene encoding phosphoribosylglycinamide formyltransferase: MKSLAIFASGSGTNAENIIRYFSNSEFFKVAIVLSNKQGAGVHERAKKLNTPSISFSKEEFESGEAILDILKTYQIDFIVLAGFMSKIADNLLAAYPHKIINIHPALLPKFGGKGMYGMHVHRAVIASGETKSGISIHYIDEHYDEGPIIFQAECPVFADDTPESLCERIHQLEHKWYPEIIEKVLTD; this comes from the coding sequence ATGAAGAGTTTAGCCATTTTTGCCTCCGGTTCAGGAACGAATGCGGAGAATATTATCCGATATTTCTCTAATAGTGAATTTTTTAAAGTCGCCATCGTACTCTCCAATAAACAAGGAGCCGGGGTTCACGAACGGGCTAAAAAACTGAATACACCCTCAATCTCTTTCTCGAAAGAAGAGTTTGAATCGGGAGAAGCCATTCTTGATATCTTAAAAACATATCAAATTGATTTTATTGTACTTGCCGGCTTCATGTCTAAAATTGCGGATAATTTACTTGCGGCTTATCCGCACAAAATAATAAATATTCATCCGGCTTTACTTCCCAAATTCGGGGGAAAAGGGATGTACGGCATGCATGTTCATCGGGCCGTAATTGCTTCCGGCGAAACAAAATCAGGAATCAGCATCCATTATATTGACGAGCATTATGATGAAGGACCGATTATATTTCAGGCCGAATGCCCCGTATTTGCGGATGACACCCCCGAGTCGTTATGCGAAAGAATACACCAGCTCGAACATAAATGGTATCCTGAAATAATAGAAAAGGTACTTACCGATTGA
- a CDS encoding acyl carrier protein, translated as MSEVASRVKAIIVDKLSVEETEVTNEASFTNDLGADSLDTVELIMEFEKEFGISIPDDQAEKITTVGDAVAYIEANAK; from the coding sequence ATGTCTGAAGTTGCATCAAGAGTAAAAGCGATTATCGTAGATAAGTTAAGTGTTGAAGAAACAGAAGTTACAAACGAAGCAAGCTTTACTAACGATTTAGGAGCAGACTCTCTTGACACAGTAGAATTGATTATGGAGTTCGAAAAAGAATTCGGTATCTCAATTCCTGATGATCAAGCAGAAAAGATTACAACTGTTGGTGATGCTGTTGCTTATATCGAAGCAAACGCAAAGTAA
- the fabF gene encoding beta-ketoacyl-ACP synthase II, with the protein MELKRVVVTGLGAITPLGKTLTETWEGLVNGKSGAGPITHFDASKFKTQFACEVKNFDPTQYFDRKEARKLDRYAQFALIAADEAIADSGMEIEKLDLNKVGVIFSSGIGGITTFQEEVENYDAERGPRFNPFFIPKMIADIASGHISMKYGFRGPNFAVVSACASSTNAIADAFNYIRLGKANAIVTGGAEASITSAGVGGFSSMNAISTRNDSPETASRPFSASRDGFVMGEGAACLVLEEMEHALARGAKIYCEVAGTGMSADAYHLTATHPDGLGAKLVMRNALEDAEMNPEDIDYINVHGTSTPVGDISEVKAIKEVFGEHAKKLNISSTKSMTGHLLGATGALEAAACILAIKEGIVPPTINFAEGDEDPEIDYTLNYTFNKAQKREINAALSNTFGFGGHNASMIVKKFVK; encoded by the coding sequence ATGGAATTAAAAAGAGTTGTAGTAACAGGTCTTGGAGCTATAACACCGCTTGGCAAGACCCTCACAGAAACATGGGAGGGTCTTGTTAACGGTAAGAGTGGAGCCGGACCTATTACTCATTTTGATGCTTCAAAATTCAAGACACAGTTTGCCTGTGAAGTAAAGAATTTTGATCCCACCCAGTATTTCGACCGTAAAGAAGCCCGCAAGCTTGATCGTTATGCCCAATTTGCGTTAATCGCTGCCGATGAAGCAATTGCTGATTCAGGCATGGAGATAGAAAAACTTGATTTGAACAAAGTCGGTGTTATTTTCTCTTCAGGTATTGGAGGCATAACTACTTTTCAAGAAGAGGTTGAGAATTACGATGCTGAACGTGGTCCGCGTTTTAATCCTTTTTTCATTCCGAAAATGATTGCAGACATCGCGTCTGGTCATATTTCGATGAAATACGGATTTAGAGGGCCTAACTTTGCGGTTGTCTCTGCTTGTGCTTCTTCAACCAATGCAATTGCAGATGCTTTTAATTACATCCGGTTAGGAAAGGCTAATGCCATTGTAACCGGAGGTGCAGAAGCTTCCATTACAAGTGCAGGGGTTGGTGGATTTTCATCCATGAATGCAATCTCTACCAGAAACGATTCTCCAGAAACCGCTTCGCGTCCTTTTAGTGCAAGCCGAGATGGATTTGTTATGGGAGAAGGTGCCGCGTGTTTGGTATTGGAAGAAATGGAGCATGCCCTTGCAAGAGGAGCTAAAATCTACTGTGAAGTTGCTGGTACAGGAATGTCTGCGGATGCATATCATCTTACAGCGACTCATCCTGACGGTCTAGGTGCTAAGTTGGTGATGCGTAATGCATTGGAAGATGCTGAAATGAACCCGGAAGACATTGACTATATCAATGTTCATGGAACTTCTACTCCTGTTGGAGATATTTCTGAAGTTAAAGCTATTAAGGAAGTTTTTGGCGAACATGCTAAAAAACTAAATATAAGTTCTACCAAGTCAATGACCGGACATCTTTTAGGTGCAACTGGTGCTTTGGAAGCAGCAGCTTGTATCCTGGCTATAAAAGAAGGCATTGTTCCTCCTACAATTAATTTTGCAGAGGGAGATGAAGATCCGGAAATAGATTACACATTGAACTATACGTTCAACAAAGCACAGAAAAGAGAAATCAATGCAGCACTTTCCAACACTTTCGGTTTTGGAGGTCACAATGCGAGCATGATTGTTAAAAAATTTGTGAAATAA
- the rnc gene encoding ribonuclease III has protein sequence MLKALYKKIRLLLCKNKEPYSSLYKILGFYPDKPDLYQQAFIHKSAIAEGIIEQPWRNNERLEFLGDAILSSVIADILYIKFQNKREGFLTNTRSKIVQRETLNRVAMELGLDKHIVCAKKMHTHGNDIYGNVLEALIGAIYLDQGYKVCHKFVSTVIIGKYINIDKLARKEVNFKSALIEWSQKTKLDISFNLVESFTDEESNPIFQYAVMLGETQLGIGIGFSKKEAQQNASKMAIKKIRKDPATQEIIANLKKSSDPDTTVSDEANGKEQQPETVDSTKKMDDQQLEKLLSEE, from the coding sequence GTGTTGAAAGCATTATACAAAAAAATAAGGCTCCTCCTGTGTAAAAACAAGGAGCCTTATTCTTCTTTATATAAGATACTTGGTTTTTACCCCGATAAACCTGACCTTTACCAACAGGCTTTTATCCACAAATCTGCTATTGCAGAAGGTATCATTGAACAACCTTGGAGGAACAACGAACGGTTGGAATTCCTTGGTGATGCCATTCTCAGCTCCGTAATAGCCGATATTCTTTACATCAAATTTCAAAATAAGCGCGAAGGTTTTCTTACCAATACCCGTTCCAAGATCGTTCAACGTGAAACGCTGAACCGTGTGGCTATGGAATTAGGCCTCGATAAACACATTGTTTGTGCCAAAAAGATGCACACACATGGAAATGATATTTATGGAAATGTACTGGAAGCTTTGATTGGAGCCATCTATTTGGATCAGGGCTATAAAGTATGTCATAAGTTTGTTTCTACCGTAATTATTGGTAAATATATCAATATTGATAAACTTGCCCGTAAAGAGGTTAACTTCAAATCGGCTTTAATTGAATGGAGTCAGAAAACGAAGTTGGATATTTCTTTCAATCTTGTAGAATCTTTTACAGACGAGGAAAGTAATCCTATTTTCCAGTACGCTGTTATGTTGGGAGAAACACAGTTAGGAATCGGAATAGGCTTTTCAAAAAAAGAGGCTCAGCAAAATGCTTCAAAAATGGCTATAAAGAAGATTCGCAAAGATCCTGCAACACAAGAGATCATCGCAAACTTGAAAAAATCATCCGACCCTGATACAACCGTCTCAGACGAAGCCAATGGCAAAGAACAACAACCTGAAACAGTTGATTCTACCAAAAAAATGGATGATCAGCAGTTGGAGAAACTGCTTTCCGAAGAATAA
- a CDS encoding ATP-dependent 6-phosphofructokinase gives MKIGILSSGGDCPGINATIRGVGKTALMHYGMEVIGIHSGFVGLLNKDIEVFNERSLSGILNLGGTILGTSREKPFRKLLASGDSEKPHIIKENYESLGLDCLVCIGGNGTQKTANLLSQLGLNIIGVPKTIDNDIWGTDITFGFDTAVNIATEAIDRLHSTASSHKRVMVVEVMGHHAGWIALYAGMAGGADVILLPELGYDIRKVNEVILDRAHRGKPYSIVVVAEGVSSPGKTRPADYITRAIEETTGIETRETVLGYIQRGGNPSPYDRNLATRLGGHATELISKGEFGRMVCMCGNNVTSTPLSDVAGKLKLVTKEHELIVQGLRMGINFGH, from the coding sequence ATGAAAATAGGGATACTTTCTTCCGGAGGAGACTGCCCCGGTATCAACGCAACCATTCGTGGAGTGGGGAAAACGGCCTTAATGCATTATGGTATGGAGGTGATTGGCATTCACAGTGGATTTGTAGGATTACTCAATAAAGATATCGAAGTTTTTAATGAACGTAGTCTTTCCGGTATACTCAACCTGGGGGGGACCATTCTGGGCACTTCCCGCGAGAAACCTTTCCGCAAGTTATTGGCATCCGGAGATTCAGAGAAACCTCATATCATAAAGGAAAACTACGAGTCCCTCGGCCTGGACTGCCTGGTTTGTATCGGGGGAAACGGAACTCAGAAAACGGCGAATCTTCTTTCTCAACTAGGACTTAATATTATCGGTGTTCCTAAAACGATCGACAACGATATATGGGGTACAGATATAACCTTTGGATTTGATACGGCAGTAAACATTGCCACCGAAGCCATAGACAGATTACATAGCACAGCCAGTTCGCATAAACGTGTGATGGTTGTAGAAGTGATGGGACATCATGCGGGGTGGATTGCATTGTATGCAGGTATGGCAGGAGGGGCCGACGTAATTTTACTGCCGGAGCTTGGTTACGATATTCGCAAGGTGAATGAAGTAATTCTGGATCGTGCACATCGTGGAAAGCCCTATTCTATTGTTGTCGTTGCCGAAGGTGTCTCTTCGCCCGGTAAGACAAGGCCTGCCGACTATATTACAAGAGCGATTGAAGAAACAACTGGTATCGAAACTCGTGAAACGGTATTAGGATACATTCAACGCGGAGGTAACCCCTCTCCCTACGACCGCAACCTGGCTACCCGGCTAGGGGGCCATGCAACGGAATTAATCTCTAAAGGAGAATTTGGCCGGATGGTTTGTATGTGCGGGAATAACGTAACTTCAACTCCGCTAAGCGATGTTGCCGGAAAACTTAAACTGGTTACCAAAGAGCACGAACTGATTGTACAGGGATTACGGATGGGGATAAATTTTGGTCATTAA
- a CDS encoding GH3 auxin-responsive promoter family protein, which produces MDFLTKAVLPFFRYRLKQIESHVMCADAVQQRQLSNLIESARNTEWGKKYDYKSIRTYETFQQRIPIQQYDDIKPYVERMLQGEQGLIWPTAVKWFAKSSGTTNDKSKFLPVSKEILWKCHYKGGFDAVALYLGNNPSSNFFSRKGLILGGSHKPVALNQHAHCGDLSAVLLQQLNPLVNLVRVPPKRIILMDEWESKIKAIVDYTWNKDVNSISGVPSWMLVLIKAILERTGAETLSDVWPNLEVFFHGGISFSPYRAQYKALIPSDKMHYVETYNASEGFFGIQGDLSDPAMLLTLDYGIFYEFIPMSEIEKENPTVIPLEDVQTDTNYALIITTCGGLWRYMIGDTIRFTSRNPYKFIITGRTKHFINAFGEELMVDNADKGLARACELTGAKVKEYTAAPLFMLNAGHGRHQWFIEFEHAPESLDEFTKILDDTLQKLNSDYEAKRYRGMSLLSPEIIQAREGVFYEWLKEKGKLGGQHKIPRLSNQRTYIEELLELNR; this is translated from the coding sequence ATGGATTTTTTAACTAAAGCGGTTTTACCCTTCTTTCGTTACAGATTAAAACAGATCGAATCGCACGTAATGTGCGCCGATGCTGTACAGCAAAGACAGCTATCTAATCTTATTGAGAGCGCCAGGAATACAGAGTGGGGTAAAAAATACGATTATAAAAGTATCCGTACCTACGAAACATTTCAACAGCGTATACCGATACAACAATATGATGATATTAAGCCTTATGTAGAAAGAATGCTTCAGGGAGAACAGGGACTTATCTGGCCAACTGCTGTAAAGTGGTTTGCCAAATCGAGCGGCACCACCAACGATAAAAGTAAATTCCTCCCGGTGTCGAAAGAAATTTTATGGAAATGTCATTATAAAGGCGGTTTCGATGCTGTAGCTCTATATCTAGGAAACAATCCATCCAGTAATTTTTTCAGCAGAAAAGGGTTGATCCTTGGCGGCAGTCACAAACCTGTCGCGTTGAACCAGCATGCCCATTGCGGCGACCTTTCGGCTGTTCTCCTGCAGCAGTTAAATCCGTTGGTGAATTTGGTGAGGGTACCCCCCAAGCGGATTATCCTTATGGACGAATGGGAAAGTAAAATTAAAGCGATCGTAGACTATACCTGGAACAAGGATGTAAATAGCATTTCCGGAGTACCTTCCTGGATGTTGGTGCTCATTAAGGCAATCTTGGAACGTACCGGAGCTGAAACCCTTTCCGACGTATGGCCTAACTTGGAGGTTTTTTTTCATGGAGGAATCAGTTTCAGTCCCTATCGCGCTCAATACAAAGCATTAATCCCTTCGGATAAGATGCATTATGTGGAGACCTACAATGCGTCTGAGGGATTTTTCGGCATACAGGGAGACTTGTCCGATCCGGCCATGTTGCTCACATTAGACTATGGTATTTTCTACGAATTTATACCGATGAGCGAGATCGAAAAGGAAAATCCTACGGTTATACCACTAGAGGATGTACAAACAGATACAAACTATGCCCTGATAATTACTACCTGTGGTGGTTTATGGAGGTATATGATTGGAGACACGATTCGTTTTACATCCCGGAATCCTTATAAATTCATTATTACAGGCCGTACGAAGCATTTTATCAATGCATTTGGCGAAGAATTGATGGTTGATAATGCCGACAAAGGCTTAGCCAGAGCCTGCGAACTTACGGGGGCCAAAGTAAAAGAATATACAGCCGCACCGTTATTTATGCTTAATGCTGGTCACGGTAGGCATCAATGGTTTATCGAATTTGAGCATGCACCGGAATCCCTGGATGAATTTACAAAAATACTGGATGATACCCTTCAGAAACTGAATTCGGACTATGAAGCGAAGCGTTACAGAGGGATGTCTTTGCTATCTCCCGAGATTATTCAGGCGCGTGAGGGTGTATTTTATGAATGGTTGAAAGAAAAAGGGAAATTGGGTGGACAGCATAAAATACCCCGGCTCAGCAATCAAAGAACCTATATTGAGGAGCTTCTGGAATTAAATAGATAA
- a CDS encoding phosphatase PAP2 family protein: MPVTKTKYSKVPLKQFVLPATLIAVGAFGSSVDGMRDFHLISRKDSVSQIRIDDYLEWGMLGWVFMCDIVGKEKHSLADQFVLLAMAEGINAAAVHGLKNNIETTRPDGRPYSFPSGHTANAFLGAHMAYKEFKDSSPVLAYSGYAIAGFVAASRVYNNRHWLADVAAGAGIGILSVELSYLIYFPIKNLIIRKSGNKTANNLFLAPSIQREGGGFYLSYRF; the protein is encoded by the coding sequence TTGCCCGTTACAAAAACAAAGTATAGTAAAGTTCCCCTAAAGCAGTTTGTTTTACCTGCAACTCTGATTGCGGTTGGTGCTTTTGGCTCTTCTGTAGACGGAATGCGCGATTTTCATTTAATCTCCAGGAAAGATTCCGTTTCTCAAATTCGCATAGATGATTATCTTGAATGGGGAATGTTGGGTTGGGTATTTATGTGTGATATAGTAGGTAAGGAAAAACATAGCCTGGCAGATCAATTTGTTTTGCTTGCAATGGCAGAGGGAATAAACGCAGCAGCTGTTCACGGCTTAAAAAACAACATTGAAACAACCCGCCCCGACGGACGGCCCTACTCTTTCCCCTCCGGCCATACAGCAAATGCATTTCTGGGTGCACATATGGCTTATAAAGAATTTAAAGACAGCTCTCCGGTATTGGCCTATTCCGGTTATGCCATTGCGGGATTTGTAGCTGCATCGAGGGTATACAATAACCGTCATTGGTTGGCCGATGTGGCTGCAGGTGCAGGAATCGGTATCTTGTCTGTCGAATTATCTTACTTAATCTACTTCCCAATAAAGAACCTCATAATCCGGAAGAGCGGGAATAAAACGGCAAACAACCTGTTTCTAGCCCCCTCTATTCAGAGAGAAGGGGGCGGTTTTTATCTTTCGTACCGGTTCTAG
- a CDS encoding bacteriohemerythrin, translating to MTKTKYNTETTNWNDSYLLGIPMIDNQHKKFFVILDNLVTLNQKQEKSEMHSLINELQNYVIYHFKTEEDLMVKSQSPNIDLHVMEHELFRKKVEEFHHSYYNNNEELLNEMISFMRKWLIIHISGTDAEYADSIKNTLGMQ from the coding sequence ATGACGAAAACAAAATACAATACTGAGACTACCAATTGGAACGACAGTTATTTACTAGGTATACCGATGATAGATAATCAGCATAAAAAATTTTTTGTAATATTAGATAACCTGGTGACTCTTAATCAAAAGCAGGAAAAATCTGAGATGCATTCTTTAATCAATGAACTTCAAAACTATGTTATCTACCATTTCAAGACAGAAGAAGATCTTATGGTGAAATCTCAGTCACCCAATATTGACTTACATGTCATGGAGCATGAGCTGTTCAGGAAGAAAGTGGAAGAGTTCCATCATAGTTATTATAATAACAATGAGGAACTCCTGAATGAAATGATCTCGTTTATGAGAAAATGGTTGATCATCCATATCAGTGGAACCGATGCTGAATACGCCGATAGCATTAAGAATACCCTGGGTATGCAATAA
- a CDS encoding TonB-dependent receptor produces MNLRTYALLILFLLISVVQLTAQQTYSIKGVIKDNLSGEPLPFVNVIIWNSLNGSVTAEDGSFTIQGVSPGSYRLQASFIGYKPFVTAEFRVVKSDVFVGIEMEESSQNLQEVNVVATPFRKTAESPLGLRVIGFKEIEKSAGGNRDISRVVQSFPGVASTAAFRNDIIVRGGGPSENRFFLDGVEIPNINHFSTQGASGGPVGIINPDFIREVNFYAAAFPAARGNALSSVLDFKLQDGNQEKSSARAVVGASEVAFSSNGPLGKKTTYLVSVRRSYLQFLFKAIGLPFLPTYTDAQFKIKHQIDKQNEISFIGLGALDDMKLNTGMKDMSDENKYILEYLPVVKQKTYTLGAVYKHFAGHNMYSLIASSSYMNNKNLKYKDNIEEPERLSLDYNSGESEFKLRSENLFRLPYVQLAVGGNVEYIKYTNESYQKIFTDRPFIQEYNTSLGLTKWGLFATATYESYNERFTASLGLRTDANNYSAQMNNMVDQLSPRLSLSYRFYKDFYVNGNIGRFFELPAYTSMGFKNNQGEYINKVNGLQYIRSDQAGIGLEFRPKSYLKFTAEGFYKHYDRYPMSLTDSIPLASKGADYGVLGNEAVQSIATGRAYGLELMGRWYNYKGLTFIASYTLVRSEFKDGRNTNRYLPSSWDNKHLFTFSGTYSLPRNWDVGAKFRYVGGAPYTPYDLEKSSLVEAWDAKGNLYYDYSRFNSGRLKSFTQLDIRIDKSYSFKKWMLGLYLDIQNALNSTYNQPDVYIKTGKIMNPEAPISQQRYELKPVKRTSGTLLPSIGIMIDF; encoded by the coding sequence ATGAATCTGAGGACTTACGCACTACTTATCCTGTTTTTATTAATTTCCGTTGTTCAGTTAACGGCGCAGCAAACGTATTCGATCAAGGGTGTTATAAAAGATAATCTTAGCGGAGAACCATTGCCTTTTGTGAACGTAATTATCTGGAATTCATTAAATGGATCGGTCACCGCTGAAGACGGATCCTTTACCATACAGGGAGTTTCGCCGGGAAGTTACCGGCTTCAGGCCTCGTTTATCGGATATAAGCCTTTTGTAACGGCCGAATTCCGCGTAGTAAAATCGGATGTCTTTGTGGGCATCGAAATGGAAGAATCGAGTCAGAATCTGCAAGAGGTCAACGTCGTGGCTACCCCCTTTAGAAAAACAGCCGAGAGTCCTCTTGGATTGCGAGTGATAGGATTTAAGGAGATTGAAAAGAGTGCCGGAGGAAACCGGGATATTTCAAGGGTGGTTCAATCTTTTCCCGGAGTGGCGTCGACAGCTGCTTTTCGTAATGACATCATTGTTCGCGGAGGAGGTCCTTCTGAGAACCGTTTTTTTCTCGACGGGGTGGAGATACCGAATATAAATCACTTCTCTACTCAGGGAGCATCGGGCGGACCGGTTGGGATAATCAACCCCGATTTTATCAGGGAGGTCAACTTTTATGCAGCGGCCTTTCCCGCTGCTCGCGGGAATGCGCTAAGCTCGGTTCTCGATTTTAAATTGCAGGACGGCAATCAGGAAAAATCATCCGCAAGGGCTGTGGTTGGAGCTTCCGAAGTAGCTTTTTCGTCCAACGGTCCTTTAGGGAAAAAAACCACCTATCTTGTTTCCGTTAGACGTTCGTATCTGCAATTTCTGTTTAAGGCGATCGGACTACCGTTTCTTCCTACGTACACAGATGCTCAGTTTAAGATTAAGCATCAGATAGATAAACAAAACGAAATCTCCTTTATCGGACTGGGGGCGTTAGATGACATGAAATTGAATACAGGGATGAAGGATATGTCTGACGAAAACAAATATATTCTTGAATACCTACCCGTTGTAAAACAAAAGACATACACCCTGGGTGCTGTATACAAACATTTTGCCGGGCATAACATGTATTCGCTCATTGCCAGCAGCAGCTACATGAATAATAAGAATTTAAAATATAAAGACAATATTGAAGAACCGGAAAGGCTGTCTTTAGACTATAACTCGGGAGAATCCGAGTTCAAATTACGTTCGGAGAATCTCTTTCGGTTGCCCTATGTACAACTTGCTGTAGGCGGTAATGTTGAATATATAAAATACACCAATGAGTCGTATCAGAAAATATTTACCGACCGGCCATTTATTCAGGAATACAATACTTCGCTGGGGCTGACGAAGTGGGGGTTGTTTGCAACCGCAACGTACGAAAGTTACAACGAACGGTTTACGGCTTCGCTAGGATTGCGTACAGACGCAAACAACTACAGTGCCCAAATGAATAATATGGTTGATCAGCTGTCGCCCCGCTTATCCCTATCCTATCGGTTTTACAAAGATTTTTACGTGAATGGAAACATAGGCCGTTTTTTTGAACTGCCTGCCTATACCTCTATGGGATTCAAAAATAATCAGGGAGAGTACATCAATAAAGTGAACGGACTGCAATATATAAGAAGCGACCAGGCCGGCATTGGCTTGGAGTTCAGACCAAAATCGTACCTTAAATTTACAGCAGAAGGCTTTTATAAGCATTACGATCGTTACCCGATGTCGCTTACAGACTCTATTCCGCTGGCATCCAAAGGAGCCGACTATGGTGTATTGGGAAATGAAGCGGTTCAATCTATCGCCACGGGAAGAGCCTATGGTCTTGAACTGATGGGACGCTGGTATAATTACAAAGGGTTGACTTTTATTGCCTCCTATACATTGGTTCGCAGTGAGTTTAAGGACGGGCGGAATACGAACAGATACCTTCCTTCCAGCTGGGATAATAAGCATCTGTTTACATTCAGCGGAACCTATTCGCTGCCTCGAAACTGGGATGTAGGTGCCAAGTTCCGCTATGTAGGCGGGGCACCCTATACCCCTTACGATCTGGAAAAAAGCAGCTTAGTTGAAGCCTGGGATGCCAAAGGCAACCTGTATTACGACTACAGCCGCTTTAATAGCGGGCGACTCAAGTCGTTTACACAGCTTGACATCCGTATTGATAAATCGTATTCGTTCAAGAAATGGATGCTGGGTTTATACCTTGATATCCAAAATGCCTTGAACAGCACCTATAATCAGCCGGACGTATATATCAAGACCGGGAAAATAATGAATCCGGAAGCTCCGATTTCCCAACAACGTTATGAACTTAAACCGGTAAAAAGAACATCAGGCACGTTGTTGCCCAGCATTGGTATTATGATTGATTTCTAA
- the mnmD gene encoding tRNA (5-methylaminomethyl-2-thiouridine)(34)-methyltransferase MnmD has protein sequence MEPVSDGLKRELQITSDGSHTLYMPDMDEHYHSVNGAIQESEHVFIEAGLHRLPKKEVRVLEIGFGTGLNAFLTLLDSRQADRHITYYSMELYPLDIVLVQNLNYGKVLCAREEDLFMALHEAPWNQSASITPNFTLHKMKGDCNQAELPNEIDLVYFDAFAPDKQPEMWNQELFNKLYFRMNAGGILTTYCAKGAVRRTMKESGFSVERIPGPPGKREMLRATKL, from the coding sequence ATAGAACCGGTTTCTGACGGGTTGAAAAGGGAGTTGCAGATTACATCAGATGGCAGTCATACGTTGTACATGCCCGATATGGACGAGCATTATCATTCGGTGAACGGAGCTATTCAAGAGTCGGAACATGTATTTATTGAAGCCGGCCTCCACCGGTTACCCAAAAAGGAGGTCAGGGTATTGGAAATTGGGTTCGGAACAGGCCTTAATGCCTTCCTTACGCTTCTGGATAGTAGGCAAGCCGATCGGCATATTACCTATTATTCGATGGAGCTTTATCCGCTGGATATCGTATTGGTCCAAAATCTTAATTACGGAAAAGTGTTGTGTGCCCGGGAAGAAGACCTGTTTATGGCGCTTCATGAAGCGCCCTGGAACCAGTCGGCGTCGATCACGCCCAATTTTACGCTGCATAAAATGAAAGGAGACTGCAACCAGGCAGAGCTTCCCAACGAAATAGACCTTGTATATTTTGATGCTTTCGCTCCGGATAAACAACCCGAAATGTGGAATCAGGAACTATTCAATAAATTGTATTTCCGTATGAATGCGGGAGGTATACTTACAACCTATTGTGCCAAAGGAGCGGTACGCCGTACAATGAAAGAGTCCGGATTTTCTGTTGAAAGAATACCCGGACCCCCTGGGAAGCGTGAAATGCTTCGCGCTACAAAACTGTAA
- the trxA gene encoding thioredoxin has translation MALQVTDANFDELVNSGKPMVLDFWAEWCGPCRMVGPIVDELATEYEGKVIIGKIDVDNNDDVVSQFGIRNIPTILFFKDGVVVDKQVGAAPKATFVAKIDALL, from the coding sequence ATGGCACTACAAGTTACAGATGCAAATTTTGACGAGTTGGTAAACTCTGGTAAGCCCATGGTTCTGGACTTTTGGGCAGAATGGTGTGGCCCTTGCCGCATGGTTGGTCCAATTGTTGACGAACTGGCTACAGAATATGAAGGTAAAGTGATAATTGGCAAGATCGATGTGGATAACAACGACGATGTAGTATCGCAATTCGGTATCCGCAACATTCCTACAATTCTTTTCTTTAAAGATGGCGTAGTAGTTGACAAGCAAGTTGGAGCAGCGCCTAAAGCAACTTTTGTTGCCAAAATTGACGCGCTGCTGTAA